The DNA segment GCAATAAAAATACTGCAGTAGCTCAAAAAACTGAACCTACTCGCACAGTTCGTCCTGTTCGTCGCAGCACGTTAAAAGCACTTGATCAAAAACAACAAGCTGCTTTGGAAGATAAAGTATTCGCTGAATTGAATAAAACATACAAAACAGAAGATGCTTTCCAAGATTACGGTGTAATGTACTGGCGTGACAATCAATTACACGTAGCATTGAAAACAGATAGCGATATTTCCACAGTTAAAGCAAACCTTGCAGCACGTGGTGATTCCACTGTAAATAACTACGTTGTAGTTGAACCATCCCAATACAGCCAAACTGAATACGATGCAATCGATGCGAACTTCCGCAACTATTACAACAAAAACGAAAAAGCTGGTACAATTCTAGCTACATTCCCAGATGTAGAAAACAACCAACTTTACGCTGTTGTAACAACTGCATCTAAAGCAACTCAACAAGGAATCTCAAAATTATTCGGTTCCAAAGTAAAAATGACAGTTAAACGCTAATCGGCGTTCACTCAACTAGCCAAGGCAGCGTATACGCTTAGTATTACGCTGCTTTGTTTATATCACTATGCATGCCTTATTATTCGCTATATAATGAATATAGATTTTATTGTTGATGAAAGTTTATATTCTAGGCTATCGAGCCTTAGCCTTTACCATAATTAGGAAGGATTTTTATGTACAAGAATACCCCTTACCCATTACGTGCCCTTGTTCTTGGCACATTATTAGCCGCAACAAGTTTCGGTTTTGCTTCTGCAAATACTACAACTCATGCTCCTGCCACTGCAGTAGCATCCACAAAGGTTGAAGCGCCTACAGTGGCCTCTACGCAAGCAGTTACTATAAACACAGCTGCTCCTAATGTAGCAACAACTAAAGCAAAGGCTCATAAATTTGATGCCGCTAAAGCTGCTACACCTGTAGTTGTGAATACATCTATTGGTACGCCTCAAGACATTCAAAAAATTCGTGCCCACATTTTCTCCGATGTGCCTAGCAATTTTTGGGCTGCCAATTCTATCAGTACGGTAACAAAAGCAAATCTAATGAAAGGTTATTCTGACGGTACATTCCGACCTAATCAACCTATGACTCGTGAAGAAGTAGCTGCCCTCTTCAACAACATCACTGATGATGGTACTGCAGCATTCTTATCTAGCAAATTTAAAGATATTACATCCGACCGTTGGTCCGCTCTCGCTATCGAATCCGTAGCGCGTAAAAACATCATCAGCGGTTATGGCGATAACACATACAAACCAGAAAAATATATGTCTCGCCAAGAATTTGCTGTAGTAGCAGACAACTACATTCACTACTTAGGATACACAACAGAAGATCCAACAGCACTTGATAGTGTTGCTTATGGAGACCAAAAATTCGTAGCTCCTTGGGCTCAAGACGCAGTTCGTGAACTTGCATACCTTGGCTTCACAAACTACGCTCCTGGCACATTATTTAACCCTGAAAAATATGTAACTCGTGCTGAAGCAGCTGAGATTGCATACCGCATGACACAAACAGAGCAAGCACTTGCCTTCCACAATACATTGTTCAAACAACAAGTAGAAAGCAAAACAGCTACTATTATCGACAAAACATTAGGCTATGGCAATGACTTCACTAAATTCCGTCAAGACGGTGCCCTCTTCTGGGATGGTGGAAAATTACATGCATCTTTAACAGATAAGAAAAAAGCAGAGGCTGTTGCTCATGCAATCTCTGAAACACAAGATCCTCAACTTGAAAGTGCTCTTGTTGTATCTCAAGGCAAATTAAATCAAGCACAACTTGAAGATTACCAATCTGACGCTATTGATTTATACAAAGCAAAAGAGCCAAAAGGTAACATCATCTCCATCCGTCCTAACGACGACACAAGCGCTCTTATCATTACAGCTGACTCCGTTCAAAAGGACACTGTGAAAGCTTTCAAAAAGAAATTCAAAAACAATGTAGTCGTAGAATTACCACAACCTGAGACAGTAAAACCGGATGCAGCAATTCAATTCCCATTACCTCCACGCGTAAACTACTACGACACAACAAACAAATAATTAAATAATCGCAACGATAAAAAGCCGTGTAACTACACGGCTTTTTGTTTTACCCTCATTCAAAGCTAAATAGTAATCTCCCTTTATATTTTAATTGCTATAATACAAAAAAGAACCGCCCCTAAAGGAGCGGTTCTTCTCACAATTAAACAGCTGTTACTATACACACATAATCGAATTCACATAGTTCGATTATTTTTTTGTTACATCATTTTGGCGGTCACGTAAGTTACCAACTGGTACATATACGGTACCTGCACTGTGGATTGTATCCACGTCTTGTTGTAATACCATTACAACAGAATAATCATCAGTTGTGTAGAATTCAGTAGGCATTTTATCGATATTTACTTCGCCGCCCAATTGATTTTTCACATCTTGATTATTCTCGATAGCATTCACTAATTCTTTTTTGTTAAGACCACCAAGGTCATACAAGGATAATTGACGACCTGTTGTAGTGTTGAATGTGAAGCCTTTTACATAGTTGACGCCATTAGCATCACGATCACGCATTTTGTACGTATGAATCAATACACTGAAAATACCATTTTTGTCTGTTTTAACATCGTAGTACATAACTACATTTGTTTTATCAGCTTCTTTGGCATTCAATTTTTCTACGTCGTTTTGTACTTTAGCAACGTATTTTTTGATAGTCATATTGATTGCTTTCTCTACAGTTGGGCTAACAGATTTAACTGTTGGGAACACTAGATCAAGATGATCTGTAGTGGATTCCACTGGAGATACAGCCACCTCTTTACGGTCCATATAGCGGTCCGCATTTGGTGCTACCACTTCAACTGCATTGCGATCAACTTTTGTTGCTACAGAGCGTAACGCACGGTTTTGCTCAGGTGTAGCAGTGCTAGAAATACGATATGTTAAATCGTTACGATTTACTTTATTCGTATCAGCTGGAGCTGCTTGTACTGTAGCAGTGTCTTTAGTTACAGGAATTTCGCTTGCTGCGAAGGATACCACTGGCAACGCAGCAGCCATCATGATGAGTACAGACTGTTTTAATTTCATTGTTTACCTCTTATT comes from the Veillonella dispar genome and includes:
- a CDS encoding S-layer homology domain-containing protein; this encodes MYKNTPYPLRALVLGTLLAATSFGFASANTTTHAPATAVASTKVEAPTVASTQAVTINTAAPNVATTKAKAHKFDAAKAATPVVVNTSIGTPQDIQKIRAHIFSDVPSNFWAANSISTVTKANLMKGYSDGTFRPNQPMTREEVAALFNNITDDGTAAFLSSKFKDITSDRWSALAIESVARKNIISGYGDNTYKPEKYMSRQEFAVVADNYIHYLGYTTEDPTALDSVAYGDQKFVAPWAQDAVRELAYLGFTNYAPGTLFNPEKYVTRAEAAEIAYRMTQTEQALAFHNTLFKQQVESKTATIIDKTLGYGNDFTKFRQDGALFWDGGKLHASLTDKKKAEAVAHAISETQDPQLESALVVSQGKLNQAQLEDYQSDAIDLYKAKEPKGNIISIRPNDDTSALIITADSVQKDTVKAFKKKFKNNVVVELPQPETVKPDAAIQFPLPPRVNYYDTTNK